The Halobacillus ihumii genomic sequence AACACACTTGTTTCCATCAAGTCACCATTCGGGTTTTCAATCACGAGCGGTTTGTCTGTGTTTTCAATTTCACTTAGGAACATCTTGTATCGTTCTGACAGCTTAAGAAACATCGCTTCCATTTCTTCTATTCCCTTTGACACTGTTTCCCCTTTTAGTTGCTCTTGCAGCCTTAATGAATAATCCATACTTTTACCAGAAAACACCTCTATCCACCCAAGATCAGAAAGATAAACATGGGCTAGAACATGAGATATGGATGGAAATACACTATGAACTTCTTGACGATAAACATCTTTGGGCAACTCCTTTAGTCGATTGAAAATTTGTCTATTTGCCCATTCGTTATAATCATACAGTTGTAATTCAAGATGCGCCATTTAAACTTCTTCCTTTCATGTTTGATATAACACCCTCGATCCATTTTAACGAATTTCCGAGAAAGGTCTCCCTCCCTCAAAGAATGTGAAGGGCAATAGCCCAATCAGTAGATGGGAGATGAATTTCGGTTGGCGTTAGCCAAAACTTGTGCTAAAATACAAACAAACGTTCTTTCATAACTAGATAGATGAGGTTGAGTAGAGTAATTAGAGCGAAAACCAAGCCCCTTCTACTCGTAAAATATCTAAGGTACGTTAGTAACATTTCGTATCAATAGGGTCGGAATGCCCCGAATTCACACTCGTTGGGAACGTATAAGACTTGCTTACAAGCGATGTTGGCGGAAACGAG encodes the following:
- a CDS encoding DinB family protein, with protein sequence MAHLELQLYDYNEWANRQIFNRLKELPKDVYRQEVHSVFPSISHVLAHVYLSDLGWIEVFSGKSMDYSLRLQEQLKGETVSKGIEEMEAMFLKLSERYKMFLSEIENTDKPLVIENPNGDLMETSVFEQVPHVVNHGTYHRGNITAMLRQIGYASVPTDYGLYLYLKQIENKKE